In the Halorussus rarus genome, GCACCCCGGCAGCGACTACAGTGAGGAGACCTACCCGGGGGACAAGTGGCACCACGTTCGGACCGCCATCGTGAACGCCGCGCGCACGAACGGACTCGACGCAATCGACGGACCGTTCGCCGACTTCTCCGACCCTGAGGCGTACCGTCGACAGTGTTCGTGGTCCAGGCAACTCGGTTTCGTCGGCAAGTGGGCGATCCATCCCAGCCAGATAGGGATCGCCAACGAGGTCTACACGCCGAGCGAGGAGGAGCTCACGTACGCACAGAAGGTCAAGCAGGCGATGGATCGTGCCGAGGAAGAGGGACGAGGCGCGGCTCGGGTCGACGGGAGCATGGTCGACATCGCGAACCGGAAGTACGCCGAAGAGATCCTCGAACGGGGAGAAGAACTCGGACTCGGCGACTGATCGCCGGACACCGGGCGGACTCGACGAGAGCGCGCCGATGACGGTCGTGCCCCTCCGGACCCGCACGAACAACGGACAGCCGACACACCGACCGTGGAAGGAGAAACGATAGACGCCGAACGCCGGGAACGACTGTTCGCCGGGTACACCGGCCAGATGTCGACTATCCTCGGGATTGGGTGGGCGACGACGCAGCTCGGCCGGCAGGTGCTCCCGCCGCTACTCCCGACGATCACGCAACGACTGGCAATCACGCCCTCGGAGGCCGGACTCGCACTGACGCTCATGTGGGGAGCGTACGCGCTGGTGCACTATCCCGGCGGTCGGTACTCCGACGAACTGACGCGAAAGACCGTTCTGATGGCCGGACTCGGGGTGATGGTCGTCGGTTTCGCCGTCCTGCTGACCGTGTTCTCGTACGCCCCCTTCCTCGTGGGCGTCACGTTAGTCGGCATCGGTGCCGGACTCTACTTCGTACCGATGCGGGCCCTGCTGGCCGACCTCTTCGTCGAGCAACGGGGGAGGGCGTTGGGAATCAATCTCGCTGCCGGGATGGCCGGCAGCGTGCTGGCAGCGGGACTCGCTATCGTCGCGCTCCGCGTTGCAACCTGGAAGGCCGCGTTCGCTCCGATTCTCGTCACCATGGTCGTCGTCGCTGTTTCGTTGCAGCGCCGGTGTCGAGAATCCTACTCGCTCTCGTGGGTCGATCTCGAACTTCGGGAATCCGTCAGGCGGGTATTCGGGTCGTGGCGGATCCGCCAGTTCGTCATCGCGTACTCGCTGTGGGCGTTCACGTTCCAGGCAATCATCAACTTCCTGCCTACGTTCCTGCAGGCGAACGGCTTCTCGTCGGGCCTCGCGACGATGGGATTCGCACTGTTCTTCGTCGCGGCCACGGTGGTCATGCCGCTCGCCGGGAATCTCGGTGACGACATCGGTCACGTCCCCGTCGCTGTCGGGGGAATCCTGCTTGGCGTCGTCGGACTGATCGGGATGCTCCTCGCGCCGACCGTGCCGACGATACTGCTCTCGATTGTCGTCTTCTCGGCGGGGCTGATGGCCTATCCGCCGGTCATGCAGGCCCATCTTATGGACGTTTTCCCGACCGGAGACGTCGGCGGCGATTTCGGCGTCTTCAAAACCGTCTACACCGCAATCGGTAGCCTCGGTCCGACGTACGCAGGCGTAGTCGCCGAGCGAACCGGGTTCGCGGTCGCTTTCGGCAGCACCGCGGGCTTTCTCCTGCTCGGCGCGGGATTCACGATAGTGGTGTTGAACAAAGGCGGCTGAACTTCCGGTTCGACGGCCGCTGACCTTCGTCAGGGGCTTCCGGAACCCCTCCGAGAGGATGCTATCGGCTATCCAACCATAGAATTATTACTCCGGCGAAAGACGTGTGAGTGTAGATTGCTATGGAAATCACGAAGCTAGAAACGCATCTCGTCGGAAACGAGACGGATCACGCTGTCGACCGCTGGCTGTTCGTGCGAATCCACACCGACGAGGGTATCGTCGGAACCGGCGAAGCGGGCGCCTGGGGCTACCTCGAGCCGTGCGAACGAGCGATGGAGACGTTCGGACGGTATCTCGTCGGCAAAGACCCGCTACGGCGAGACCACCACTGGCAGTACCTCTACCGGAACGCTCACTTCCGGGGGGCGGTCCTCATGGGCGCTCTCAGCGCCATCGACGTCGCGCTGTGGGACATCGCCGGGAAGCACTTCGGCGTCCCCGTCTACCAGTTGCTCGGCGGGCAGTGCCGGGACACGGCCCGCGCGTACGTCCACGCTTTCGGCGAGACCACCGAGGAACTCGCCGCGGAGTGTCGAGCGGCGAAGGAAGCGGGATTCACAGCCGTCGGCCATCTGTCGCCCCTGCTCGACGAACCCCGAGAGGAACCGTACTTCGAGACCCACGCGGGGATGATCACTGATGCCGTCGACAGGGTTCGGACGTATCGAGAGGCCGTGGGGAACGACGTGGACCTCTGCATCGAGATCCATCGGCGACTCGATCCCGAGCAGGCGATTCCGCTGGCGAAGGAGATCGCGCAGTTCCACCCGTTCTTCTACGAGGACCCGGTGCGGCCCGACAACTTCGACGCGATGGCGAAGGTGGCGGACGACATCGACGTCCCGATCGCGACCGGGGAGCGACTGCACACCCCTTACGAGTTCAACATGCTGCTCCGGCGGGATGCGGTCCAGTTCGTCCGTCCGAATCTCGGTCTGGCCGGCGGATTCAGTCAGGTGAAGAAAATCGCGGGACTCGCCGAAGCCAATCACGTCGACGTCGTCCCGCACAATCCGCTCAGTCCCGTCAGCACCGCGGCCGGTCTCCAGTTGGCTGCGTCGATCCCCAACTTCGGTCTCCAGGAGTTCCCCTTCCGACCGAGCAAGGGCGAGGCCCCCGGGGAGCACCTGATAGAGAGCTCCCTGGAGTGGGAAGACGGGTATCTCCGGATTCCGGACGAGCCCGGACTGGGTATCACGGTGGACGAGGAGGCGCTGACCGAACACGGACACGAACCGCGGGAGCTGGTTACGCGACTTCACGAGGACGGCTCCGTCGTCGATCAGTGACCTCCCGAGCGACATCCAGGACAGCCCCTGCTCGCGCCCGACTCGAGCATGGGCGCGGTCGGAGTCGACGTGTCGGTGCGACAGAATCAGTTCCGTGGGGAGACGCGTCGAGAGACGGCTGTCGGTCGTCGCACTGGCAATCGAGCACCGACCTCCCGGCTTGATCGTAACCATGTTCCCGAACACGACGGAGATACGTGCCGCCATCCGACGATGGTGGGGTCTCGTCTACGACGACCGTACACCCGTTCTGGCGACAGTCGCGATCGGCTGGCTCATCATCCTCGGAATGCGGTTCGTCGTGCCGGCGATACTCCCGGACGTCAAGGGGGACCTCCAGATCGGAAACACGATGGCGGGGATCGCCGTCTCCCTTCTCTGGGTCACGTACGCGCTCATGCAGTTCCCCTCGGGGATCTTCATCGACCGAATCGGAGAGCGGTCGGTCATAATCGGGAGCCTGGTGGTGAGCGGGCTCGGAATCGTTCTCTTCTCGGTCACGCCGGACGTCGCCGCGTTCCTCGCCGCCTGCGCCCTCTTCGGACTCGGTACGGGGTTGTTCGGGACGCCGCGGGTGACGATAATCTCCCGAACGTACCCGGAGAACGACGGGACCGCCCTCGGCCTGACGTTTGCAGCGGGCAGTGTGGGTGCAGCGCTGTTTCCGATAGCCGCGGCCGCCATCAGTCTTCGCATCGGCTGGCGGGCGAGCTTTGCGGTCGTGCTTCCGCTCTTCGCTCTCGTCATGGTCGGTGTGCTGTACGTCGTTCCGGAGGGGTCGGACGAGAGCGCAGTCGACGAGCTGTCCTTCCACACAGTCAGACGGATGAAGACTGCACTGGTCCGGCGTCCGGTCCTGCTGGCCGGCGGCGGGATGACGATCGTCGTGTTCAGTTTCCAGGGGCTCACCGCCTTCCTCCCGATCTACCTCATCACCGAGAAGGGGCTCGCGCAGAGCACCGCGGGGCTGTTGTACGGCCTCTTCTTCGCTACCGGCGCTCTGATCCAACCGACGGCGGGGTACATCGCCGACAGGTACGGTGACCGGAATGCACTCGTTGCGATCACGTGTCTGTACACGCTGGGACTCCTCGCACTCCCCTTCGCGACTCGAATCGAATCGCTCGTCGCCCTGGCCGTCGTCCTCGGGACGCGTTCGGGAATCGGCCCGATAAACAACGGGTACCTGGTGTCTGTCATCCCCGACGATATTCGGGGTGCAGGGTACGGCCTCCTCCGCACGACGTACATGACCGTCGCCTCGACGGGGTCGATCGCCGTCGGAGCGCTCTCGGACGCCGGATGGTTCGACGCCGCCTTCCTGTTCCTCGGAACGCTGACGGCCGTCGCAACCGTTCTCTACGTGGTTCTTCCGAGCAGAGCCACCGCCTGAAAAGATGGTCGTAATGGGTGGCTCCGATCACCGACCGCAGAGCGGTTCAGTCGCCACCGGCGATGGCCTCGTCGCGCCGGAGGATGTTCCGGTATCGCTCGACTATCGCCGTGTCGAGGAACACCCCGTCGATTACAATCGAGTCGGTCTCGACCGCCTCGTACTCGTCGAGCAATTGTCTGGCCCGTTCGACGAGGTCCTCGTCCGGCGTATACTCCTCGTTGATGATGTCGATCTGACCCGGGTGGATCGCCGCCTGCCCGACGTACCCTAGCTCGTAGAACTCCCTCGCCATCTCTCGCTGGCCCTCGTCGTCGTCGATGTCGGTGTGGACAGTCCCAGTCGGTTGGAGGCCGCCGATGGAGGCGTACCCCGTGACGAGGTGGCTCAGGAACTCCCGCACTCGAGTCGGCGTCCCCGGAGCGCCGATCGTCCGGCAGTAGTCGCCGATACCGAACGACATCGCGGTCACCTGCGGGATGTCCCGACAGGTAGTGGCGATCTCCGCCCCTGAGTAGATTCCCTCGGGACTTTCCATCGTGACGATGAACTCCGGAAGGTCGTCGGTGAGTTGGTTCGCCGCCTCGACGACGGTGATCACTTCCTGGGGCGATTCGATCATCGGCAGCTTGATCGTGTGGACCCCGGCCTCGATCGCGGCCTCGAGGTCCGCCAGCCAGTACGGCGTCGCCAGACCGTTGATCCGGACGCAGATCTCCTTCTCGCCGAAATCCACGTCCGACATCACCGTCCGGGCGTTCTCGCGTGCTTCCTCCTTCCGCGACCGGGGGACCGCGTCCTCGAAGTCGAAGATCAGTGCGTCCGCGTTCGTTCCGGCCGCCTTCTCCAGCAACTCCAGCTTATCGCCCGGAGTGTAGAGAAACGAGCGTCTGATGCGTTGTACCATTCTTGGCCCACCTGTGGTCGTGTAACCGATATCAACTGAGATACCATTGGTAATAAATCTACTGTCGGCGTGGACTGCACTCACCGTACAGGCCCAAATTGGCCGTTTTCCGCTTCGAGGACGACTCGTTGGAAGGTGGAAAAAGAGGTCGAATTACCCCGGTCCGCGGACTCGCTGACAGTTCAGCCGTCTCCGGCGACGGCCTCGTAGCGCCGGAGGATGTTCCGGTATCGCTCGACGACTGCCGTGTCGAGGAACACCCCGTCGATTACAATCGAGTCGGTCTCGACCGCCTCGTACTCGTCGATCAGGTGCCTCGCCCGTTCGACGAGGTCGTCGCCCGGCGTGTACGCCTCGTTGACGATGTCGATCTGGTCCGGATGGATGGCTGCCTGCCCGACGTACCCCAGTTCGTAGAACTGCTCCGCGCTCGCTCGCTGTCCATCGAGGTCGTCGATGTCGGAGTGGACGGCTCCGAGCGGCTGGAGGTCGCCGATCGAGGCGTAGGCGGTGACGAGATGACTCAGGAAATCCCGCACGCTGTCCGGGGTGACTCCCGGAGCGCCAATCGTTCGGCAGTAGTCACCGAGGCCGAACGAGAGCATGGTCACCTGCGGAACGTCCCGGCAGGTAGTGGCGATGTCCTTGCCCGAGAGAATCCCGTCGGGCGTCTCCATCACGACGCAGAACTCCGGAAGGTCGTCGGTGAGTTGGTTCGCCGCCTCGACGGCAGTGACCACTTCCTGGGGCGATTCGATCATCGGCAGCTTGATCGTGTGGACCCCGGCCTCGATCGCGGCCTCGAGGTCCGCCAGCCAGTACGGCGTCGCCAGACCGTTGATCCGGACGCAGATCTCCTTCTCGCCGAAGTCGACCTCCGACAGGACAGTTTGGACGTTCTCGCGTGCTTCCTCCTTCCGCGACCGGGGGACCGCGTCCTCGAAGTCGAAGATCAGTGCGTCCGCGTTCGTTCCGGCCGCCTTCTCCAGCAACTCCGGCTTATCACCCGGGGTGAACAGGAACGAGCGTCTGATGCGTTGTACCATTATTGACGTCCCCTAACAGTGCGAATTGTTCACTAGCAGGGCAATAAAGCTAGGGTCACGACAACCCTGAAGGGTCGTGACGGTCGCGCTGCGGGCGTTTCGTCGGCGAAATAGGAATCGAGCTACTGCGGTGGTTTCAAGGGCGGAAGCCGACGGGACGTTCGACGGAGGAAGGGGCCTGCCTCCAGATAGCGGACACGGAGTCCGCTCACTGGGACTTCAGCTCGGGGTTGATCTCCTCCTCGTAGGCCCGCCCGACGAAGAACACGGAGACGGTCACGGCCGCGATACCGATCGCCGGGGGAAGCACCCACCACCAGGCGCTCCGCATCGCGCCGGCCTCGAACGACGCGCGCAGCATCCGGCCCCAGCTCGTCTTGGTCGGGTCGCCGAAGCCGAGGAACGCGAGTCCGGC is a window encoding:
- a CDS encoding MFS transporter; this encodes MSTILGIGWATTQLGRQVLPPLLPTITQRLAITPSEAGLALTLMWGAYALVHYPGGRYSDELTRKTVLMAGLGVMVVGFAVLLTVFSYAPFLVGVTLVGIGAGLYFVPMRALLADLFVEQRGRALGINLAAGMAGSVLAAGLAIVALRVATWKAAFAPILVTMVVVAVSLQRRCRESYSLSWVDLELRESVRRVFGSWRIRQFVIAYSLWAFTFQAIINFLPTFLQANGFSSGLATMGFALFFVAATVVMPLAGNLGDDIGHVPVAVGGILLGVVGLIGMLLAPTVPTILLSIVVFSAGLMAYPPVMQAHLMDVFPTGDVGGDFGVFKTVYTAIGSLGPTYAGVVAERTGFAVAFGSTAGFLLLGAGFTIVVLNKGG
- the dgoD gene encoding galactonate dehydratase; this translates as MEITKLETHLVGNETDHAVDRWLFVRIHTDEGIVGTGEAGAWGYLEPCERAMETFGRYLVGKDPLRRDHHWQYLYRNAHFRGAVLMGALSAIDVALWDIAGKHFGVPVYQLLGGQCRDTARAYVHAFGETTEELAAECRAAKEAGFTAVGHLSPLLDEPREEPYFETHAGMITDAVDRVRTYREAVGNDVDLCIEIHRRLDPEQAIPLAKEIAQFHPFFYEDPVRPDNFDAMAKVADDIDVPIATGERLHTPYEFNMLLRRDAVQFVRPNLGLAGGFSQVKKIAGLAEANHVDVVPHNPLSPVSTAAGLQLAASIPNFGLQEFPFRPSKGEAPGEHLIESSLEWEDGYLRIPDEPGLGITVDEEALTEHGHEPRELVTRLHEDGSVVDQ
- a CDS encoding MFS transporter, with the protein product MGRRVERRLSVVALAIEHRPPGLIVTMFPNTTEIRAAIRRWWGLVYDDRTPVLATVAIGWLIILGMRFVVPAILPDVKGDLQIGNTMAGIAVSLLWVTYALMQFPSGIFIDRIGERSVIIGSLVVSGLGIVLFSVTPDVAAFLAACALFGLGTGLFGTPRVTIISRTYPENDGTALGLTFAAGSVGAALFPIAAAAISLRIGWRASFAVVLPLFALVMVGVLYVVPEGSDESAVDELSFHTVRRMKTALVRRPVLLAGGGMTIVVFSFQGLTAFLPIYLITEKGLAQSTAGLLYGLFFATGALIQPTAGYIADRYGDRNALVAITCLYTLGLLALPFATRIESLVALAVVLGTRSGIGPINNGYLVSVIPDDIRGAGYGLLRTTYMTVASTGSIAVGALSDAGWFDAAFLFLGTLTAVATVLYVVLPSRATA
- a CDS encoding HpcH/HpaI aldolase/citrate lyase family protein encodes the protein MVQRIRRSFLYTPGDKLELLEKAAGTNADALIFDFEDAVPRSRKEEARENARTVMSDVDFGEKEICVRINGLATPYWLADLEAAIEAGVHTIKLPMIESPQEVITVVEAANQLTDDLPEFIVTMESPEGIYSGAEIATTCRDIPQVTAMSFGIGDYCRTIGAPGTPTRVREFLSHLVTGYASIGGLQPTGTVHTDIDDDEGQREMAREFYELGYVGQAAIHPGQIDIINEEYTPDEDLVERARQLLDEYEAVETDSIVIDGVFLDTAIVERYRNILRRDEAIAGGD
- a CDS encoding HpcH/HpaI aldolase/citrate lyase family protein; translation: MVQRIRRSFLFTPGDKPELLEKAAGTNADALIFDFEDAVPRSRKEEARENVQTVLSEVDFGEKEICVRINGLATPYWLADLEAAIEAGVHTIKLPMIESPQEVVTAVEAANQLTDDLPEFCVVMETPDGILSGKDIATTCRDVPQVTMLSFGLGDYCRTIGAPGVTPDSVRDFLSHLVTAYASIGDLQPLGAVHSDIDDLDGQRASAEQFYELGYVGQAAIHPDQIDIVNEAYTPGDDLVERARHLIDEYEAVETDSIVIDGVFLDTAVVERYRNILRRYEAVAGDG